One Drosophila virilis strain 15010-1051.87 chromosome 5, Dvir_AGI_RSII-ME, whole genome shotgun sequence DNA window includes the following coding sequences:
- the scb gene encoding integrin alpha-PS3 isoform X2 gives MARQGRLLLSLLAVCLAGSACAYNLSPRPNKQIRDPQFATAMPKVRASYFGYSISLRPHGVIVGAPQAQSTLEAQRAVNETGAIYKCSLVNGTCSPYVFDSHGNRNTENNEYTWDSERRDYQWLGGSMDGGTRDEDKLLVCAPRFIAPSSKDYHMHGICYWVADTLADQPQNVTKISPLRLKDDQVKENNDHRYYFYILAEQGLSAHVSDDNEQFLIGAPGIFTWRGSVIRYRKVSLVDDPSASRRDTSNQKRRQIRGSGDYLEYAPEVTYETDIPNPDRWGQPDDSYFGYAVGSGHFDSTDLKRLLYVATAPQANEQSGEGYIYDVRGKTIEKYHVFRGEQFGEYFGYAVLAEDLNGDNLTDVIISAPQHSLEESHDNGAIYVFLNKGRFNFEVNLLPCPLPVTAKARFGTTLTRLGDINHDGYNDIAVGAPFAGNGSVFIYLGAEQGLRSQPSQRLDSPQQQPSKYGQHMFGHGLSRGSDIDANGFNDFAVGAPNAEAVFLYRAYPVVKLLASVRSQNREIKPEQNRVQITACYGLSTTAKLSSAQQQEMAIRIVIDAQLKRATFTQTHSSELSFNATAGTTQQCRVFDCEVRYSEKDIFQPIELKMHYELTKKVPDSEEFCETCVAVDPEDAKVYTEKIIFSTGCATDVCIADLKLSAKDVSSSYILGSDKTLRLNYEVTNEGETAYLPQLNVTSSSRLNFAQIPGNCRVSEAVMVCDLNHGRPLGKGDRDSITISFDVSSLTGSALTISAEVFSTGLEQNLHDNKLNTLIALKEYTEIDASGGQSNAAIDLEHYKNSALVVNNYEIKSNGPSTVDGLELVFHIPVAYKIAGSTATLPIINVGNLSMQATYDSQLVSIELLDQNNTQIIMNPIEISTTRRGQHTERVVVNQNGEHYEVSSSNEHMLQESWQVLDSDAVATASMTRKRRDLKALTASREQYERIVNFKAHDLLSEDFKDKLPVNRTIVFNCRDPEMTVCLRAVMRVYNFKPEKPINLNLRYSIDLNEVNAILIDPWEFFVVLIDLNVRKEGDPTGSSLSIRRKIEPNVISKHLESSLPIWAIILAVLGGLLLLAAITYAMYKAGFFKRKEKDEMAILANQGPVEPEAENLNSGNN, from the exons ATGGCTCGGCAAGGTCGCTTGCTCCTGTCGCTGCTGGCCGTCTGCCTCGCTGGCAGCGCCTGCGCCTACAATTTGTCCCCGCGCCCCAACAAACAGATCAGAGATCCACAGTTCGCCACGGCAATGCCGAAAGTGCGTGCGTCATATTTCGGTTATAGCATCTCTCTGCGACCGCACGG CGTAATTGTGGGCGCACCGCAGGCCCAGTCAACGCTGGAGGCGCAGCGCGCGGTCAACGAGACGGGCGCCATCTACAAGTGCTCCCTTGTTAACGGCACCTGCAGTCCATATGTCTTCGATAGCCACGGCAATCGGAACACGGAGAACAACGAGTACACATGGGACTCGGAGCGTCGCGACTATCAGTGGCTGGGTGGCTCCATGGACGGCGGGACGCGGGACGAGGATAAGCTGTTGGTGTGCGCGCCCAGATTTATAGCGCCATCGTCAAAGGATTATCATATGCACGGCATATGCTACTGGGTGGCCGATACGCTCGCCGATCAGCCGCAGAATGTGACCAAGATCTCACCGTTGCGACTGAAGGACGACCAGGTGAAGGAGAACAACGATCACAGATATTACTTCTATATACTGGCCGAGCAGGGACTCAGCGCCCATGTCTCGGATGACAACGAGCAGTTCCTCATCGGCGCGCCGGGCATCTTCACGTGGCGCGGCTCGGTCATACGCTATCGCAAGGTTTCCCTTGTGGATGATCCCTCGGCAAGTCGCCGCGACACGAGCAACCAGAAGCGACGCCAGATTCGTGGCAGCGGCGACTATTTAGAGTACGCGCCGGAAGTTACCTACGAGACGGACATACCCAATCCGGATCGCTGGGGCCAGCCGGACGACTCGTACTTCGGCTATGCCGTCGGCTCCGGCCACTTCGACAGCACCGATCTGAAGAGGCTGCTCTATGTGGCCACCGCGCCGCAGGCCAACGAGCAGTCCGGCGAGGGCTACATCTACGATGTGCGCGGCAAGACCATCGAGAAGTATCATGTCTTTCGCGGCGAACAGTTCGGCGAATACTTTGGCTATGCGGTACTCGCCGAGGATCTCAACGGGGACAATCTCACCGATGTGATCATCTCGGCGCCGCAGCATTCCCTCGAGGAGTCGCACGATAATGGCGCCATTTACGTCTTCCTCAACAAGGGACGG TTTAATTTCGAGGTTAATCTGCTGCCCTGTCCGCTGCCCGTCACGGCCAAGGCACGTTTTGGCACCACGCTGACCCGGCTGGGCGACATTAATCACGACGGCTACAACG ACATTGCCGTCGGTGCACCGTTTGCCGGCAATGGCTCTGTGTTTATATATCTGGGTGCCGAGCAGGGTCTGCGGTCACAGCCCAGCCAGCGCTTGGActcgccgcagcagcagccgtccAAGTACGGCCAGCACATGTTCGGGCATGGTCTGTCCCGGGGCTCGGACATCGATGCGAATGGCTTTAATGATTTTGCTGTGGGCGCGCCCAATGCGGAGGCCGTGTTCCTGTATCGCGCCTATCCGGTGGTCAAGCTGTTGGCTAGCGTCCGCTCGCAAAATCGCGAGATCAAGCCGGAGCAGAACCGAGTGCAAATCACGGCCTGCTACGGACTCTCGACGACGGCCAAGTTGAGCTCtgcccagcagcaggagaTGGCCATACGGATTGTGATCGATGCCCAGCTGAAGCGTGCGACATTCACCCAGACGCATTCCAGCGAGCTGAGCTTCAATGCCACGGCGGGCACCACGCAGCAGTGTCGCGTCTTCGACTGCGAGGTGCGCTACAGCGAGAAGGATATATTCCAGCCCATCGAATTAAAGATGCACTACGAGCTGACCAAGAAGGTGCCAGACTCGGAAG AATTCTGTGAGACTTGTGTAGCTGTGGATCCCGAGGATGCCAAGGTCTACACTGAGAAGATCATCTTCAGCACGGGCTGTGCCACCGACGTGTGCATTGCCGACCTGAAGCTGAGCGCCAAGGATGTGAG CTCCAGCTATATACTGGGCAGCGACAAGACGCTGCGCCTGAACTACGAGGTGACCAACGAGGGAGAGACAGCCTACTTGCCGCAGCTGAATGTGACCAGCTCGAGTCGCTTGAATTTCGCCCAAATCCCGGGCAATTGCAGGGTGAGCGAGGCTGTGATGGTCTGCGATCTGAACCATGGACGACCCTTGGGCAAGGGCGACAGGGACAGCATTACGATTAGCTTCGATGTGAGCAGCCTGACGGGCAGCGCCCTGACCATCAGCGCCGAAGTATTCAGCACGGGCCTGGAGCAAAATCTCCACGACAATAAGCTGAACACGCTGATTGCGCTCAAGGAGTACACGGAAATCGACGCCTCTGG TGGCCAGAGCAATGCAGCAATTGACTTGGAACACTATAAGAACTCCGCGCTGGTGGTCAACAACTATGAGATCAAGAGCAATGGGCCTAGCACTGTGGATGGCCTCGAGTTGGTCTTCCATATACCCGTTGCCTACAAGATCGCCGGCTCGACGGCCACATTGCCCATCATCAATGTGGGCAATCTGAGCATGCAGGCCACATACGACTCCCAGCTGGTGTCCATTGAGCTGCTTGACCAGAATAACACGCAGATCATTATGAATCCCATTGAGATCTCGACAACGCGTCGTGGCCAGCACACGGAGCGCGTGGTGGTTAATCAGAATGGGGAGCACTATGaggtcagcagcagcaacgagcATATGTTGCAGGAAAGCTGGCAGGTATTGGACTCGGATGCTGTGGCCACGGCATCCATGACGCGCAAGCGACGCGATCTCAAAGCCTTGACTGCCAGTCGGGAGCAATATGAGCGAATCGTGAACTTCAAGGCGCACGATCTGCTCAGCGAAGACTTCAAGGACAAGCTGCCGGTTAATCGCACCATTGTGTTCAATTGTCGGGATCCCGAGATGACCGTCTGTTTGCGCGCCGTGATGCGCGTCTACAATTTCAAGCCGGAGAAGCCAATCAATCTGAACTTGCGCTACAGCATCGATTTGAACGAGGTGAACGCCATCCTTATCGATCCCTGGGAGTTCTTTGTCGTCCTCATTGATCTGAATGTGCGCAAGGAGGGCGATCCCACAGGCAGCTCGCTGTCCATTCGACGCAAAATTGAACCGAATGTCATATCAAAGCATCTAGAATCCAGCTTGCCCATCTGGGCTATTATTTTGGCCGTACTCGGTGGTCTTCTACTGCTGGCAGCCATCACGTATGCCATGTACAAG GCGGGCTTCTTTAAACGCAAGGAGAAGGACGAGATGGCCATTCTGGCGAATCAGGGCCCCGTGGAGCCCGAGGCGGAGAACCTTAACAGTGGCAATAACTAA
- the scb gene encoding integrin alpha-PS3 isoform X1: MMCRLFVCLLLALLRPGGVANAFNYAPRANFVIRAPQDLKFYLPQARSSYFGYTLVMRPTSVIVGAPQAQSTLEAQRAVNETGAIYKCSLVNGTCSPYVFDSHGNRNTENNEYTWDSERRDYQWLGGSMDGGTRDEDKLLVCAPRFIAPSSKDYHMHGICYWVADTLADQPQNVTKISPLRLKDDQVKENNDHRYYFYILAEQGLSAHVSDDNEQFLIGAPGIFTWRGSVIRYRKVSLVDDPSASRRDTSNQKRRQIRGSGDYLEYAPEVTYETDIPNPDRWGQPDDSYFGYAVGSGHFDSTDLKRLLYVATAPQANEQSGEGYIYDVRGKTIEKYHVFRGEQFGEYFGYAVLAEDLNGDNLTDVIISAPQHSLEESHDNGAIYVFLNKGRFNFEVNLLPCPLPVTAKARFGTTLTRLGDINHDGYNDIAVGAPFAGNGSVFIYLGAEQGLRSQPSQRLDSPQQQPSKYGQHMFGHGLSRGSDIDANGFNDFAVGAPNAEAVFLYRAYPVVKLLASVRSQNREIKPEQNRVQITACYGLSTTAKLSSAQQQEMAIRIVIDAQLKRATFTQTHSSELSFNATAGTTQQCRVFDCEVRYSEKDIFQPIELKMHYELTKKVPDSEEFCETCVAVDPEDAKVYTEKIIFSTGCATDVCIADLKLSAKDVSSSYILGSDKTLRLNYEVTNEGETAYLPQLNVTSSSRLNFAQIPGNCRVSEAVMVCDLNHGRPLGKGDRDSITISFDVSSLTGSALTISAEVFSTGLEQNLHDNKLNTLIALKEYTEIDASGGQSNAAIDLEHYKNSALVVNNYEIKSNGPSTVDGLELVFHIPVAYKIAGSTATLPIINVGNLSMQATYDSQLVSIELLDQNNTQIIMNPIEISTTRRGQHTERVVVNQNGEHYEVSSSNEHMLQESWQVLDSDAVATASMTRKRRDLKALTASREQYERIVNFKAHDLLSEDFKDKLPVNRTIVFNCRDPEMTVCLRAVMRVYNFKPEKPINLNLRYSIDLNEVNAILIDPWEFFVVLIDLNVRKEGDPTGSSLSIRRKIEPNVISKHLESSLPIWAIILAVLGGLLLLAAITYAMYKAGFFKRKEKDEMAILANQGPVEPEAENLNSGNN; the protein is encoded by the exons atgATGTGCCGCCTTTTTGtgtgtctgctgctggcgctgttgCGTCCCGGAGGCGTGGCAAACGCCTTCAACTACGCGCCCCGCGCCAATTTTGTGATACGCGCGCCCCAAGACCTCAAATTCTATTTGCCCCAAGCGCGCAGCAGCTACTTTGGCTACACACTGGTCATGCGCCCCACCAG CGTAATTGTGGGCGCACCGCAGGCCCAGTCAACGCTGGAGGCGCAGCGCGCGGTCAACGAGACGGGCGCCATCTACAAGTGCTCCCTTGTTAACGGCACCTGCAGTCCATATGTCTTCGATAGCCACGGCAATCGGAACACGGAGAACAACGAGTACACATGGGACTCGGAGCGTCGCGACTATCAGTGGCTGGGTGGCTCCATGGACGGCGGGACGCGGGACGAGGATAAGCTGTTGGTGTGCGCGCCCAGATTTATAGCGCCATCGTCAAAGGATTATCATATGCACGGCATATGCTACTGGGTGGCCGATACGCTCGCCGATCAGCCGCAGAATGTGACCAAGATCTCACCGTTGCGACTGAAGGACGACCAGGTGAAGGAGAACAACGATCACAGATATTACTTCTATATACTGGCCGAGCAGGGACTCAGCGCCCATGTCTCGGATGACAACGAGCAGTTCCTCATCGGCGCGCCGGGCATCTTCACGTGGCGCGGCTCGGTCATACGCTATCGCAAGGTTTCCCTTGTGGATGATCCCTCGGCAAGTCGCCGCGACACGAGCAACCAGAAGCGACGCCAGATTCGTGGCAGCGGCGACTATTTAGAGTACGCGCCGGAAGTTACCTACGAGACGGACATACCCAATCCGGATCGCTGGGGCCAGCCGGACGACTCGTACTTCGGCTATGCCGTCGGCTCCGGCCACTTCGACAGCACCGATCTGAAGAGGCTGCTCTATGTGGCCACCGCGCCGCAGGCCAACGAGCAGTCCGGCGAGGGCTACATCTACGATGTGCGCGGCAAGACCATCGAGAAGTATCATGTCTTTCGCGGCGAACAGTTCGGCGAATACTTTGGCTATGCGGTACTCGCCGAGGATCTCAACGGGGACAATCTCACCGATGTGATCATCTCGGCGCCGCAGCATTCCCTCGAGGAGTCGCACGATAATGGCGCCATTTACGTCTTCCTCAACAAGGGACGG TTTAATTTCGAGGTTAATCTGCTGCCCTGTCCGCTGCCCGTCACGGCCAAGGCACGTTTTGGCACCACGCTGACCCGGCTGGGCGACATTAATCACGACGGCTACAACG ACATTGCCGTCGGTGCACCGTTTGCCGGCAATGGCTCTGTGTTTATATATCTGGGTGCCGAGCAGGGTCTGCGGTCACAGCCCAGCCAGCGCTTGGActcgccgcagcagcagccgtccAAGTACGGCCAGCACATGTTCGGGCATGGTCTGTCCCGGGGCTCGGACATCGATGCGAATGGCTTTAATGATTTTGCTGTGGGCGCGCCCAATGCGGAGGCCGTGTTCCTGTATCGCGCCTATCCGGTGGTCAAGCTGTTGGCTAGCGTCCGCTCGCAAAATCGCGAGATCAAGCCGGAGCAGAACCGAGTGCAAATCACGGCCTGCTACGGACTCTCGACGACGGCCAAGTTGAGCTCtgcccagcagcaggagaTGGCCATACGGATTGTGATCGATGCCCAGCTGAAGCGTGCGACATTCACCCAGACGCATTCCAGCGAGCTGAGCTTCAATGCCACGGCGGGCACCACGCAGCAGTGTCGCGTCTTCGACTGCGAGGTGCGCTACAGCGAGAAGGATATATTCCAGCCCATCGAATTAAAGATGCACTACGAGCTGACCAAGAAGGTGCCAGACTCGGAAG AATTCTGTGAGACTTGTGTAGCTGTGGATCCCGAGGATGCCAAGGTCTACACTGAGAAGATCATCTTCAGCACGGGCTGTGCCACCGACGTGTGCATTGCCGACCTGAAGCTGAGCGCCAAGGATGTGAG CTCCAGCTATATACTGGGCAGCGACAAGACGCTGCGCCTGAACTACGAGGTGACCAACGAGGGAGAGACAGCCTACTTGCCGCAGCTGAATGTGACCAGCTCGAGTCGCTTGAATTTCGCCCAAATCCCGGGCAATTGCAGGGTGAGCGAGGCTGTGATGGTCTGCGATCTGAACCATGGACGACCCTTGGGCAAGGGCGACAGGGACAGCATTACGATTAGCTTCGATGTGAGCAGCCTGACGGGCAGCGCCCTGACCATCAGCGCCGAAGTATTCAGCACGGGCCTGGAGCAAAATCTCCACGACAATAAGCTGAACACGCTGATTGCGCTCAAGGAGTACACGGAAATCGACGCCTCTGG TGGCCAGAGCAATGCAGCAATTGACTTGGAACACTATAAGAACTCCGCGCTGGTGGTCAACAACTATGAGATCAAGAGCAATGGGCCTAGCACTGTGGATGGCCTCGAGTTGGTCTTCCATATACCCGTTGCCTACAAGATCGCCGGCTCGACGGCCACATTGCCCATCATCAATGTGGGCAATCTGAGCATGCAGGCCACATACGACTCCCAGCTGGTGTCCATTGAGCTGCTTGACCAGAATAACACGCAGATCATTATGAATCCCATTGAGATCTCGACAACGCGTCGTGGCCAGCACACGGAGCGCGTGGTGGTTAATCAGAATGGGGAGCACTATGaggtcagcagcagcaacgagcATATGTTGCAGGAAAGCTGGCAGGTATTGGACTCGGATGCTGTGGCCACGGCATCCATGACGCGCAAGCGACGCGATCTCAAAGCCTTGACTGCCAGTCGGGAGCAATATGAGCGAATCGTGAACTTCAAGGCGCACGATCTGCTCAGCGAAGACTTCAAGGACAAGCTGCCGGTTAATCGCACCATTGTGTTCAATTGTCGGGATCCCGAGATGACCGTCTGTTTGCGCGCCGTGATGCGCGTCTACAATTTCAAGCCGGAGAAGCCAATCAATCTGAACTTGCGCTACAGCATCGATTTGAACGAGGTGAACGCCATCCTTATCGATCCCTGGGAGTTCTTTGTCGTCCTCATTGATCTGAATGTGCGCAAGGAGGGCGATCCCACAGGCAGCTCGCTGTCCATTCGACGCAAAATTGAACCGAATGTCATATCAAAGCATCTAGAATCCAGCTTGCCCATCTGGGCTATTATTTTGGCCGTACTCGGTGGTCTTCTACTGCTGGCAGCCATCACGTATGCCATGTACAAG GCGGGCTTCTTTAAACGCAAGGAGAAGGACGAGATGGCCATTCTGGCGAATCAGGGCCCCGTGGAGCCCGAGGCGGAGAACCTTAACAGTGGCAATAACTAA